The Flavivirga eckloniae genomic interval GTTTCAAAATGTAAAAAAGAGTTTAACGGCTACAGCCTTAATGACGAGTTCTTCTACTTTCTTAATAGGTGTAGCAACTACGGGTATCATGGCAATTGGTGGTTATTATATGATACAAAGTGAAATGACTACGGGAGAATTTTTATTCTTCACACTCATTTTAGGGTTTATGATTGCGCCAATAATACAAATGAGCAATATTGGAAGCCAGTTAACTGAAGCTTTAGCTGGTTTAGATAGAACGGAAGAGCTCATGAATATGACTGCTGAAGAGGATAACGAAAATAGAACCGTACAACTGGAACGTATAGAAGGCGAGATCGTTTTTGATAATGTGTCGTTTGCTTATGAAGAAGGCAAAGAGGTATTATACGATATTAATTTTAGAGCACCAGCTGGTTCTACCACGGCTTTAGTAGGTAGTTCCGGGTCGGGTAAGTCTACTATAGCTGGGTTGTCTGCTACATTTTTAAGTCCGAAATCGGGTAAGGTAACTATTGACAATCAAGATTTATCGAAAGTGAAATTAAATACTTACCGTCAATATTTGGGAGTAGTATTGCAAGATGAGTTTTTGTTTGAAGGAACTATTAAGGAGAATATTATGTTTCCTAGACCTGATGCCACAGAAGGCGAATTGCAAAATGCTGTTAAAGCGGCTTATGTAAATGAGTTTACAGATCGTTTTGAAGATGGTTTAAATACTTTAATTGGAGAAAGAGGGGTGAAGCTGTCTGGAGGTCAGCGACAACGATTAGCCATTGCTAGAGCTATTTTAGCAGATCCGAAAATTATTATTTTAGATGAAGCTACCTCAAGTTTAGATACCGAGAGTGAAGCTTTAATACAAAAAAGTTTAACTGAGTTAATTAAAGATAGAACCACCATTGTTATTGCACACCGATTAAGTACTATTAGAAAAGCAGACCAAATTTTGGTTATTGAAGCGGGACGTATTGTAGAACGAGGGACACACGATGAGCTGATTGCTTTAAATGGTAGGTATTATGATTTATATACGTATCAAGCTAAGATTTAAAAAGGAATAATATGGGTATGAAAAGTTTAAGTTTTGTGCGTCATTTTTATAACTTATTATTTGTTATCAAGCGATTCGTTTAATGCGCTCAAAAAAGAATTTTCTTTAATATCTACAACTTCCTCGTCGTTTAGGATACTTATGTTTTTTCCAGAAAAATACAACACCTGAAAATCCTCTGGGAATGCTAAAAATTTAAATAAATCTGGTCTATGCAGGGCAAACTCATAAATTGATATAGGTGCAAAATTATCAGGGTCATTCCAGCTCGCTTTATCGTCATAGTCAAAAAACCACCATCCAGAACTCCTATTTTCAGGTTCATATCTAATCATTAAGACATTAGGAATGGTTTTATAGTTTTCGCATACTACTATAGATTGCATGATTGAAGGAAAAAGTAAGTCTGCAGGAGGATCTATGCTTTCTACAATATCTTTTTGTAATCGCATATTTAAAAGTGTGAAATCTAATGTATTAACGTATTCTATAGGAAATGATTTAAAATCAGGTTCTATTAGTTCAAGAACGTTACCTGTTTCTTTAAATTCAAGAACAACACTTCCTATTTGTATACTTTCACCATTATTGTATTTTACACCGTTACTTACTTGTATTTCTAACGTAGAAATAAAAAAATCGATATCAACATCTGGGATGCTTTTATCGCTTATTGTAAATTGAATTTCCGGATGATTAAATTCTTTACATTTTTTGGTTGTAAAGACTTTTCCTTTTTCTTGTTTTTTTGAAAATAGATTAAAAGCCATAAGTCTTAAATTATATTTTATTTATAGAGGTTATCGTAATCTTAGCACTTCTGGTAGCTTCAATAGGCTTTGATTCTTTAGCAGAGCGACTATATGCTATAAACTAAAAGCATGAGTCATGTTAATTTAGTTTATAATTGGTTTTAATGGTTGCCAACTGAAAAATAGATTGAGCCCTTCAACTCCGTTTTATGCTTAGCGCAGTTAAAGTGCTCAACCTAATAAAACCAAATGCAATGATTTTTTAGATAATCTTTAAGTATTATTTAATTTTTTGAAACAGTTCTTGAACTTCGTTAAGTTTTTGTTCTAAAAGGGCTAAATCCTTTTTAGAACCCTCTTCTGAGGTGTCCATATCTTCTTTTTGTGCATCTGCTTTGGCTTCATCCATACCGGTCATGATAACACCAATAAACAGATTAAGCATGATCATAGTGCCTATTAACACAAATGTTACAAAAAACACAGCACTACCCATTGGGTTAGCGGTAGAGTTTGTACATAAAGCTTCATTACCATCGTATCCATAGTTTTCACAACCATACATATTAATGTACATCACATCTGTCCAATCCTCTAGAGTTACTACCCTAAAAAGGGATAGCATAGACATTTGTAAGTTTTCAAAATGTATAGGGTCGTTAGCTCCAAAAAAGAATACCCCTGCTACTGCATAAATGTAAAAGAGCAATAAGAGTAAAATGGAAACATAACCTAATGATGGAATACTTTTTAACAGTGCACCAACTAGCATTTGCAATTTTGGCAGGGCTTTTATTAATTTTAAAACCCTTAGCAAACGGAGTAGTCGTAATACAGCTACCGAACTACCTGCAAAAGGTAAAAATGCTGCTGCAACGATAACAAAATCAAAAATATTCCAAGCATCTGTAAAGTATAACCACGGTTTATTACCTTCTGCAATCATTTTTACAATAATCTCTGCAATAAAAATGTAAAGAACAATTTTGTTTAAAAGTTCTAGAGTGGAGGCATGTTTCTCGGAAAAATCTGGATAGGTAGCCATTCCTACCAGTATACCGGCAATTAAAATAGCTACGGTAACAAAATTTCCAAACCATTTGGATACCGCTATTTTTTTACAAAATTCAACCATGTCTTTTGTTTTAAACCAACCTTACTTCTTTTTTGTCTGAAGGATCTATTACAGCACTTTTTACATCTGCTTCAGCATCAATAAAGTATTCAGACTTTTCATTGTTGGCAAACTTAGATAAGCTACCAACAGCACCTAATGCACCACCTTTTTCTTTTAGGTCGTCGGCTGTAGAATTAGCCAGTTGATAAGGTAAGCTAAATTGAATATCTTTAGTTTCGCCTGGCTTAATTGTAAAATTCGCAGGTATCGTAACTTCTCCTAAATCAAGTTCTTTTGTGGTTTTGTTTTCGCCCCTTCCCGTAGTAAACTCTTCAATAAGTTTTACCGTTATGTTAATAACTTCTTGTTCACTTTTAGTAGTTAAAGTAACTGTACCGTCTACCGAATTGTCGCCTTTTGAAAGTTGACCTGGAACTTGTAGTTTAACTTTTACTCCACCAATTCCTAATTTGTTTTTAATAGTTTGTAAAATTCCCATAATTCTAATTTATTTGTTGATTAATATTTTAAGTTGATTGTTATTTGTGCCCCGGTTTATATGTCTTTTATTGGACCTGAGTTAGTGGTGTTATAGAACTAATTCGATCGATTTGTTTTTTGTCTTTTTACTCTTTTTATGCGATATAACCATGTTTAGTTGTAATGAAGACCCAGAAAAACTTGTTAAGTAGTAAAAGGTTTCGTGGGTTTCATTTTTAACCTCGTTTTCAAATGGTTTATAAAAATTTAGTTTTCGAATGTTTTCAACACTTTTAGTAATTGCTGAAATGAAGGAGTTTCCTAGAGTGGGTTTTGTTATAATATTTCTTAAAAGAAATATTATAAATCCAGTCACAATAAATCCAATAATGGCGTAGGTCATTTTGTCTTTAGTTTCAAATTTGGGTTAGTTAATGTATTTAGATAAAGAGTGTTATTGTGTTTGTTATAGTGTTGTAATTATTTAAACAGTATCTTTTTTGCCTTTTTAACATAACTGCCGTTAGGGTAATACTCAAGATACTTTTCTATAGCAGCTTTATCGTTGTTGCTATTATAAATGGCTTCACAAGCTTCCCATATATTGTCGTCCATCATACGGGAGTCTGCACCATTATCTTTTGCTTCAGAGTAAAAACCAATAGCTTTAACATAATCCTTTAAAAAGTAATAGGCTACGCCTATTTGGCTTAAATACAGTCCTTTCTTTTCTGGGTAACTAACGGCAAGCTTTTTATATAGCTCGATAGAATCGTTAAACTTTCCACTGGTTAGAGCACTGGAAGCTTGTCTTAAAAGTGAATCTTCATCGTCTTTAGGCTTAGGGTTTTCAGAGATATGCTTTTGGTTTTTTTCATTAGCTTGCTCTAATGTCATTTTCTTTTTTCCAAATAAGGAATCAAATAGTCCCATGTTTTAAAGTTTTTAATATTGGTTGGTATATTTAAAAATTGTTGTCAGCATACAAAATGACCAAAATGTTTACGATTGTTGCTGCTGTTTTTTTAGGTATATAATAGCTAGTTAGTGAGAGAGACTAAAATAATAAGATGTTATTTTGTTAGTTTACAGTCTTTTAAAATGAGAGTAGTGTACTTAAAGTTAGGTTCTATGTGTATTTCCTGCTTTTCAATAGTTCCTTTTATAGTCACTTGAGTTCCTTTTTTTAAAGCAAGAACTTCTTCGGCAACCGTTGCAGGGAATAAACATTCCAGATCGCAGCCAAAGTCAGGATCGGTAAATCCACTGTCCTTACCTCTAAACTCAAGCCTGGCACCTGTTAATTGAATTTCGTTGTTAACGTACTTAGACATTTTTCCACTAGAGAAAACGTCTCCTGTAATTGTAGTTGTCTTGCCATCAATTTTAGGGTTTCCTTTTTCTTCGCCTTGCCAATCTTGACCGTAAATTCCTTTTAGTTTCATGAAGGGGTATGCTTTACTTTCGTCGAAACTGGACAAGTTGGCCTCTGCTATAGATGTATTATCAGTTTGCTTGTTGGATTTTCCGCATGATAAAAACAGTAAGACTAATGAGAAACAGAAAATTAGTTTTTTCATTTTTTTAGATTAAGTCCTTTTTTAATAATTTCGTTGTTGTTATTAAATGGTATTTACATTTGGGTGCTGTAACTATGGCTCACGATTGCTGTATACTTTAGCAGTATGAGTTCTTAGTATGGTTTTTAATAACACAACACATATGTTTATATGTGCATACAAATATAATAATATCTTTTATTTATGTACGACCATTTGTTTTTTTTTCAAAATCAGACGCTATTGATACAAATTGTAATAAAGAATAACTTAGTTTAGCAAACTAACATAATGCATACAAACTATTTCAAAACTAGCCAGAATACGAGGCATAGGATTGATTGTTTAAGGAGACAGATCGTTTAATACTAACGAGAAGAACTAACAAAAAAAATGAAAACATCAGACTTAAAAACAACAGAATACCACGACTATTATGGTAGGTACATTAGTTTGGTTCCTAAAGAAGTTACATTAATTGATGGTTTTAAAAGGGATCTGGATATGGTTTTACAATTTTTTGAATCCATTCCGTCCGATAAACTAAACTACAGCTATGCAGCAGGGAAATGGAGTATTAAAGAAGTGTTTCAACATCTAATTGATACCGAGCGAATTTTTCAAAATCGTTGTTTTCGTTTTGCAAGACATGACAAAACAGCGATTTCCGGATTTGAGCAAGACGATTACATAGAACCTTCTCAGGCTAATAACAAAAGCTTGGAGTTGCTCGTAGAAGAGTTTAAAGCTGTTCGTCAAAGTTTTATGGTATTGCTTAAGAGCCTAAATGATACCGATTTAAAATTTATTGGTAACGCCAGTGGGTTAAATATGTCTGCAAGGGCAGCGGCTTTTACTATTTTAGGGCATTCTATTTGGCACATTAATGTTATAAAAGAGCGTTACCTATAGTTTAGCCGTGGTTAACTTCTTTTTTCTTTTTAAGAGCATAAATGTTAAAAGTGACAGGATACCAAAAAATGAAAAACCAATAAACACGGGCAGTACAGAATCGCTAACAAAACTACCTATATAGTTGGCTATAGGAACAGCCATAACGGTAGAAACACAGCCATTAATAGCAGCTCCAATACCTGCAATGTGCCCTAAGGGCTGCATGGCTAATGCTCTTAAATTTCCAAAAATAAAGCCTACAGCAAAAAACTGTAAACCGAAGAATGTTAAAAGGATAGTGATACTTGGATTTTCTCCCGACCAAAATAAAACAATATACGAAACAGATATTACAGCATAAGCTATAGTAGCCAAGTATGCAATACGCCACATACCATATTTTACAACAAAGACACTGTTTAAATAAGTTGCCAACCCTATAGATATCGCCAAACTTGCAAAAATATAGGGGAACATGTCTGCCAGATCGTATTGCTCCTGAAAAATTTGCTGCGAGGTACTTAAGTACACCATAAACGACCCGTTTACAAATCCAGAAATAAGTGTAAAGGCAACGGCATCATTATATTTAATAAATTCCTTGGCACCGTCTATAAATAAGTGCGAGGTAAATTTTATACGTTTCTCTTTTGGTAACGTTTCCGGTTGTCGTTTCCAAAACCAGAGTACGATTAAAAGACCGTATATTAAATTCACATAAAAAATAGATTCCCAATTATAAAAATTAAGCAAAAACTGACCTAATGATGGAGCGATTACCGGAACTAAAATAAAAACCATAACTACTATAGATAATATTTTAGCCATATAATCGCCGCTATACGAATCTCTTACAATAGCAATACTTAACGTTCTTGGAGAGGATAGTCCTATGCCTTGAAGCACTCGGCCTATTATCATCATTTCAAAACTTTTGGTCGTTACACAAATAATACTGGCTATTATAAATACTACAAACCCTATATATACGATTGGTTTTCTACCAAAACTATCGGACAAGGGACCAAAAATAAGCTGACCAACTCCTAGCCCCAAAAAAATCATGGTAATTAGCAATTGGTTATCGTTTAAATTAACTGTACCTATAACCTCTCCAATTTTTGGAAGAGCAGGCAATAGGGCGTCTATTGATAGGGCAACAATAGACATTAAAGAAGCCATTAATGCGACAAATTCTAGTCGAAATTTATTATTTGGGTTTTGCATGTTGCAAAAGTAGGATATATATAGTTGTTAAGACTTAATTTAAATGTTACAAAAATTATAATTTATCTTTTTTATGATTTGAAAAGTCGAAGTGTTTTTTATATTTACATAAAAAAAAACATGAAATATATTACGTTTGCTTTAGTACTATCTCTTTTTGTTTCTTGTAGTAGTGATGATGAAAAAGATTATGTCACTTTAAATGATCAGGAAATCACAGAATATATTGCAAAAAATAACTTGAATGCAAAGAAAAGCTCTACCGGTTTATATTATGTAATCGAAGAAGCAGGAACAGGAACGCAGCCTAATGCGGCATCTAATGTTACCGTTGCTTATAAAGGTTATTTAACCGATGGAACTGTTTTTGACGAAAGTGATTCTTATAAAACAGATTTGGTTAATGTAATTCCAGGTTGGAGAGAAGGTATTGCTTATTTTAAAGAAGGGGGTAGAGGTAAGCTATTAATACCATCCCATTTGGCATATCGTAATGAGTCTGTTGGTACTATTCCTCCTTATGCTGTTCTGGTTTTTGATATCAATCTTATTTCTGTAAATTAGAGAGAAAATATTAAGAAGGTGCTTTTTTTATGGAAAAGCGGCCTCTTTATTAACTCTTTTATTTTATGCAAGATCATTATAGTTTAAGTGATGTCGAATTTACAGATCAATTTAAAAAGGCCATATTAGATCCGAAACTATTTAGTCATGATGCACACTTGCGCCTGGCTTGGATTTATATAAATAATGACGGCTTAGATTTGGCTATAAAGCAAATAACGCATGAGCTAAAAGGTTTTGTTACATCGTTAGGTGCTATAGATAAATACAATGAAACAGTTACAGTTGCAGCTATTAAAGCTGTGTATCATTTTTGGTTAAAATCCGATTCTAAAACCTTTCAGGATTTTATTTTAGAAAATCCAAGATTAAAGACCAACTTTAAAGCGTTATTAGCTAGCCATTACGATATTGAGATATTTAATTCTAAAACAGCAAAATCCAGCTTTTTAGAACCAACCCTGTTACCATTTGATTAACTTCTAAACTATATTATAAGTGAAAGTTGTAGACCTATCGAAACCCATACAATATAACAAGAATGATCCTTGGTTTATGAAAGTAAAAATTAAGCATAAGCCTCACAAAAAGGCTAAATTGCTATTACGTTTCCTCGGATTACCGCTAAAACTATTCCCTAAAGGGTTTACGGGTTGGGCAGACGATACCATTCAAAAAATGGGGGTACATTCAACAACACATATCGATGCGCCTTGGCATTATTCACCCACTTGTAATGGCGAACGGTCTAAAACCATTGATGAAATTCCTTTAGATTTATGTTATGCCGAAGGTGTTGTTATAGACATGGCGCATAAAGCCGATTTTGATGCCATTACTGTAAAAGATATTGAAACCTTTTTAGAGAAAAACGATTTAACCATTAAAGAAGGAATGATCGTATTAATAAAAACCGGTAGAGATAAATTTAATGGTTCTAAAAATTTTCATGAGGTTGGTACAGGCATGAGTGCCGAAGCAACAGAATGGCTTATTAACAAAGGGATTAAAGTTATGGGGATTGATGCCTGGGGTTGGGATTTGCCCTTGCCTTATCTTATAAAAAAAGCAAAAGAAACCTCTAACTCCGAACTGTTCTGGGAAGCACATTTGGTAGGACAACGTAAAGAATATTGGCACATGGAACAATTGGTAAACTTAGATGCGTTACCTTATACAGGATTTAAAGTAGCAGTATTTCCCTTAAAAATTGTAGGAGCTTCTGCAGCACCAGCAAGGGTTGTTGCATTATTAGACTAGATTAAAACATTAATTAAAATAAAAGTATGCTTACCAAAACCTTGATTAAAATCTTTAACCGGGATCTCAATAAGCTTAAGATTGAAATAACGTCTTATAAAAACGAAGAAGATTTATGGCTTCTTAGTGAGGAAATCTCCAATACTGCTGGTAATCTTTGCTTGCATATTGTAGGGAATCTTAATCATTTTATTGGTGCTACGCTTGGCACCACAGGATATGTTAGGCAGAGAGAACAGGAGTTTTCGCTTAAAAATGTATTACGAACAGAACTATTGCAGCAAATCGATGATACTATTCAAATGGTTGAAAGCGTTTTAGGGAACTTATCGGCAGAAGATTTAGAAAAGCGATATCCTATAGATGTTTTTAAAGCGCCAATGACCACGGAATATTTTCTGGTTCATTTAACGACACACCTGTCTTATCACTTAGGTCAAATAAATTACCACAGACGCTTAATAGCTTCATAACATGATTAAGGAAAAAGGGCAAGTACTATTAGACTATATTAATAAATATGTTTCTTTAACCGAAGCAGAAAAGGACATCCTTTTATCTAAAGTCACTTACAGGAAGTACTTAAAGGGACAGTTTATTGTGCAACAGGGCGATGTATGCAAATATGAATGTTTTGTATTATCTGGTTGTACCAAAACATTTTATATGGATTCTGACGGACAGGAGCATATCGTAATGTTTTCTATTGAAGATTGGTGGACCTCAGATATGGGAAGTTTTATAACACAAACTCCAGCCGATTATAATGTGCAGTGCTTGGAAAACACCGAGCTCATTTTGTTTTCTTACGATATTATTGAAGATTTATATGCGGCTATTCCAAAATTAGAACGGTTTTTTAGACAAATCATTCAAAGAGCGTTAGTTGCTTCACAAAAGCGTATCGTTAGACGTTTTAGTCTTTCTGCTAAAGAGAGGTATATTTATTTTAGAAATCAATACCCTAAAATAGAACAGCGAATTCCCCAATATATGGTTGCTTCTTATTTAGGAATTACCAAAGAGTTTTTAAGCAAGATAAAGAAGGAACTTGCTTTGAAATAATAAAATGTTAATCTAGTTTAACATTATTTTATAATCTATATTATTTTCAAGAACAATAATCTTTCAGACATTTGTAATGTATTAATTAAACATGGAAACCATATAAAAACAGCAACATGAAAAACACAATTAAAAATTTAGCAGCATTGGTAATTGTAGCATTTGTTACATTGTCGTTTACAGCTATAGAAGGTGATAAAAAAGAGATAAAAACAGATAAAAGTAAAGTGGTTTGGAAAGGTTATAAAGTAACTGGATCTCATGAAGGAACCATTTCAATACAATCTGGTTTTTTAAATTTTGAAGCAGATAAATTAACTGGTGGGGAGTTTGTTATAGATATGACTACTATAAACACCACAGATTTACAAGGCGAGTATAAAGGAAAATTAGATGGGCATTTAAAATCTGATGATTTTTTTGGTACCTCTAAGTACCCTACTGCAAAATTAGTATTTACTGAAGTTAAAGCTTCTGGTAAAAATGCTTATGCCGTTACTGGTGATTTAACTATAAAAGGTAAAACAAATGCTGTTCAATTTACAATCTCTGTTTACGGAAATAAAGCAACAGCGTCTTTAAAAATTGATAGAACAAAATATGGTGTTAAGTACGGTTCGACTAGCTTTTTTGAAAACTTAAAGGATAAAGCTATTTATGATGAATTTGATTTAGTATCAGATTTAGAGTTTTAATCAAAAAGAATTTTTTATTATAAAATTGGTTAATAATAAAGAAGCAGTTTAAAAACTGCCAGTCAGAGCGTAACGAAGAATCTAATAAATAAATTAAAAGATTCTTCGTTACGCTCTGATTGTTTTTATAATTTTGGACTAATGACTATTACATTCGCAAATTTTAAAATAGCTCCTTTAGAGATCAACGAGAGTGAAAAGTTTTTCAATCTAATTGATACGAATAGAAAGCGGTTAGAAGATTTTTTTGCAGGAACGGTATCTAAAACCAGAACACTTCATGATACCATAACTTATTGCCACGAAATAAAGCAGAAGGAAAAAGATAAAAGTTATTTTCCATTTATAATTAGAGATTTACAAACAGATGCCTTTATTGGATTGATTGATATTAAAAATATCGATTGGAATATCCCAAAAGCAGAAATAGGCTATTTTATTGATGCTAAGTACGAAGGACAAGGGGTAATTTCTAAGGCTTTAGGATTGGTTATTGAATATCTTTCTGAAACCTACCATTTTAAGAAGCTATTATGCCGATCTAATAGCAGGAATATTGGAAGCATAGCTGTAGCCAAGAAAAATGGTTTTACATTAGAAGGGACTATTAAAAGGGATTATAAAACAACTAAAGGAGAGCTTGTTGACTTAGATTATTACGGACGTATTTTTTAGCTAACCTCATGCCAAATCAAGATTTATTCACAGTTTCTTAACTTAAATGGTATAAAAAAATCCCTTAGAGGTAAATTTTAATCCTTATTATATAATTTTACCCGACTACTTTAGCCGTTTAGAAAAGATAGTTTAGGAATTTTTAGAAAATTCTTTGATTGTTTATCTAAAATATAGATATTTAAAAATTAAGAGGTGCCTCCAGTTACTGGAGACCTCTTTTTTAATTTCTAAAAGGTAGTTAGAAACCTACAGAATTTTCAACTTTTTTTAGTACTAAAAGTAATAATTTTCATGTTCCTTACTATAAATATATGCTGAAACATAACTAGTTATAGTTTTAAAACATAGATAAACTGCACATTTTTAAATTAAAATTATTACAAAAAAATGTATGTTAAAGAACTTTCTTTCCAAGAGTTGAAAAAACAATAAGATTCCATTCGTCGTAAAAAATAATTACATATTTTTACAACTATAGGGATTAATTATTGATTAAATTTTGATAAAGTGCAGATTTCGTTTTCAGCGCAAAATGCTTTGTGTTTGTGCAATTCTATTATTTTCTAGAATGCTATGCTATGCCCAAGATT includes:
- a CDS encoding immunity protein Imm33 domain-containing protein; amino-acid sequence: MAFNLFSKKQEKGKVFTTKKCKEFNHPEIQFTISDKSIPDVDIDFFISTLEIQVSNGVKYNNGESIQIGSVVLEFKETGNVLELIEPDFKSFPIEYVNTLDFTLLNMRLQKDIVESIDPPADLLFPSIMQSIVVCENYKTIPNVLMIRYEPENRSSGWWFFDYDDKASWNDPDNFAPISIYEFALHRPDLFKFLAFPEDFQVLYFSGKNISILNDEEVVDIKENSFLSALNESLDNK
- a CDS encoding sporulation protein, translated to MGILQTIKNKLGIGGVKVKLQVPGQLSKGDNSVDGTVTLTTKSEQEVINITVKLIEEFTTGRGENKTTKELDLGEVTIPANFTIKPGETKDIQFSLPYQLANSTADDLKEKGGALGAVGSLSKFANNEKSEYFIDAEADVKSAVIDPSDKKEVRLV
- a CDS encoding tetratricopeptide repeat protein is translated as MGLFDSLFGKKKMTLEQANEKNQKHISENPKPKDDEDSLLRQASSALTSGKFNDSIELYKKLAVSYPEKKGLYLSQIGVAYYFLKDYVKAIGFYSEAKDNGADSRMMDDNIWEACEAIYNSNNDKAAIEKYLEYYPNGSYVKKAKKILFK
- a CDS encoding cyclase family protein, with product MKVVDLSKPIQYNKNDPWFMKVKIKHKPHKKAKLLLRFLGLPLKLFPKGFTGWADDTIQKMGVHSTTHIDAPWHYSPTCNGERSKTIDEIPLDLCYAEGVVIDMAHKADFDAITVKDIETFLEKNDLTIKEGMIVLIKTGRDKFNGSKNFHEVGTGMSAEATEWLINKGIKVMGIDAWGWDLPLPYLIKKAKETSNSELFWEAHLVGQRKEYWHMEQLVNLDALPYTGFKVAVFPLKIVGASAAPARVVALLD
- a CDS encoding ion transporter; the protein is MVEFCKKIAVSKWFGNFVTVAILIAGILVGMATYPDFSEKHASTLELLNKIVLYIFIAEIIVKMIAEGNKPWLYFTDAWNIFDFVIVAAAFLPFAGSSVAVLRLLRLLRVLKLIKALPKLQMLVGALLKSIPSLGYVSILLLLLFYIYAVAGVFFFGANDPIHFENLQMSMLSLFRVVTLEDWTDVMYINMYGCENYGYDGNEALCTNSTANPMGSAVFFVTFVLIGTMIMLNLFIGVIMTGMDEAKADAQKEDMDTSEEGSKKDLALLEQKLNEVQELFQKIK
- a CDS encoding ABC transporter ATP-binding protein; the encoded protein is MQHLKATPKTKTKSKVTITQAFKTIIWPRRNLVFIGLILIIIKSLAGLILPWQSKVLLDEVVPSKDMDMLYNLIAIVLGAIFLQSVTSFLLTRILSVQAQYLISELRAQVQKKVLSLPISFFDNTKSGALVSRIMSDVEGVRNLIGTGLVQLVGGTFTAIISLIILIKLNPWMTLFVFVPLSIFGYVALRAFKYIRPVFRKRGKINEEVKGRLTETLAGVRVIKAFNAEEQENKIFEKGIERLFQNVKKSLTATALMTSSSTFLIGVATTGIMAIGGYYMIQSEMTTGEFLFFTLILGFMIAPIIQMSNIGSQLTEALAGLDRTEELMNMTAEEDNENRTVQLERIEGEIVFDNVSFAYEEGKEVLYDINFRAPAGSTTALVGSSGSGKSTIAGLSATFLSPKSGKVTIDNQDLSKVKLNTYRQYLGVVLQDEFLFEGTIKENIMFPRPDATEGELQNAVKAAYVNEFTDRFEDGLNTLIGERGVKLSGGQRQRLAIARAILADPKIIILDEATSSLDTESEALIQKSLTELIKDRTTIVIAHRLSTIRKADQILVIEAGRIVERGTHDELIALNGRYYDLYTYQAKI
- a CDS encoding YceI family protein, whose product is MKNTIKNLAALVIVAFVTLSFTAIEGDKKEIKTDKSKVVWKGYKVTGSHEGTISIQSGFLNFEADKLTGGEFVIDMTTINTTDLQGEYKGKLDGHLKSDDFFGTSKYPTAKLVFTEVKASGKNAYAVTGDLTIKGKTNAVQFTISVYGNKATASLKIDRTKYGVKYGSTSFFENLKDKAIYDEFDLVSDLEF
- a CDS encoding DinB family protein, which produces MLTKTLIKIFNRDLNKLKIEITSYKNEEDLWLLSEEISNTAGNLCLHIVGNLNHFIGATLGTTGYVRQREQEFSLKNVLRTELLQQIDDTIQMVESVLGNLSAEDLEKRYPIDVFKAPMTTEYFLVHLTTHLSYHLGQINYHRRLIAS
- a CDS encoding DinB family protein codes for the protein MKTSDLKTTEYHDYYGRYISLVPKEVTLIDGFKRDLDMVLQFFESIPSDKLNYSYAAGKWSIKEVFQHLIDTERIFQNRCFRFARHDKTAISGFEQDDYIEPSQANNKSLELLVEEFKAVRQSFMVLLKSLNDTDLKFIGNASGLNMSARAAAFTILGHSIWHINVIKERYL
- a CDS encoding GNAT family N-acetyltransferase, with product MTITFANFKIAPLEINESEKFFNLIDTNRKRLEDFFAGTVSKTRTLHDTITYCHEIKQKEKDKSYFPFIIRDLQTDAFIGLIDIKNIDWNIPKAEIGYFIDAKYEGQGVISKALGLVIEYLSETYHFKKLLCRSNSRNIGSIAVAKKNGFTLEGTIKRDYKTTKGELVDLDYYGRIF
- a CDS encoding multidrug effflux MFS transporter, with translation MQNPNNKFRLEFVALMASLMSIVALSIDALLPALPKIGEVIGTVNLNDNQLLITMIFLGLGVGQLIFGPLSDSFGRKPIVYIGFVVFIIASIICVTTKSFEMMIIGRVLQGIGLSSPRTLSIAIVRDSYSGDYMAKILSIVVMVFILVPVIAPSLGQFLLNFYNWESIFYVNLIYGLLIVLWFWKRQPETLPKEKRIKFTSHLFIDGAKEFIKYNDAVAFTLISGFVNGSFMVYLSTSQQIFQEQYDLADMFPYIFASLAISIGLATYLNSVFVVKYGMWRIAYLATIAYAVISVSYIVLFWSGENPSITILLTFFGLQFFAVGFIFGNLRALAMQPLGHIAGIGAAINGCVSTVMAVPIANYIGSFVSDSVLPVFIGFSFFGILSLLTFMLLKRKKKLTTAKL
- a CDS encoding Crp/Fnr family transcriptional regulator, with amino-acid sequence MIKEKGQVLLDYINKYVSLTEAEKDILLSKVTYRKYLKGQFIVQQGDVCKYECFVLSGCTKTFYMDSDGQEHIVMFSIEDWWTSDMGSFITQTPADYNVQCLENTELILFSYDIIEDLYAAIPKLERFFRQIIQRALVASQKRIVRRFSLSAKERYIYFRNQYPKIEQRIPQYMVASYLGITKEFLSKIKKELALK
- a CDS encoding FKBP-type peptidyl-prolyl cis-trans isomerase, whose product is MKYITFALVLSLFVSCSSDDEKDYVTLNDQEITEYIAKNNLNAKKSSTGLYYVIEEAGTGTQPNAASNVTVAYKGYLTDGTVFDESDSYKTDLVNVIPGWREGIAYFKEGGRGKLLIPSHLAYRNESVGTIPPYAVLVFDINLISVN